A genomic window from Caldicellulosiruptor kronotskyensis 2002 includes:
- a CDS encoding YqeG family HAD IIIA-type phosphatase, whose protein sequence is MLKKFKPDMICKSILDIDLETLLKRGINYLIIDIDNTIVAWGEFEVRDEIIEWLEKAQKMGFKICLVSNNQKDRVKKIESMLGIPAIYNAKKPLKSGFLKASQLLHQGKKNNQTAVIGDQFFTDVIGAKRLKLFVILVRPMKEKEFFVTRINRIFEKKILKYYEKDERE, encoded by the coding sequence ATGCTAAAAAAATTCAAGCCTGATATGATATGCAAAAGTATATTGGATATTGACCTTGAAACTCTTCTAAAAAGAGGAATAAACTATCTCATTATCGACATAGACAACACCATAGTTGCGTGGGGTGAATTTGAGGTAAGAGACGAGATTATTGAGTGGCTTGAAAAGGCTCAAAAGATGGGATTTAAAATTTGCCTTGTTTCGAACAACCAGAAGGATAGAGTCAAAAAAATAGAAAGTATGCTTGGCATTCCTGCCATCTATAATGCTAAAAAGCCTTTGAAATCTGGATTTTTAAAAGCATCGCAGTTGCTTCATCAGGGCAAGAAAAATAATCAAACAGCTGTGATAGGTGACCAGTTTTTTACAGATGTCATAGGTGCAAAAAGGTTAAAACTCTTTGTGATTTTGGTAAGGCCAATGAAAGAAAAGGAGTTTTTTGTAACAAGGATAAACAGGATTTTTGAAAAGAAAATATTAAAGTACTACGAAAAGGATGAGAGGGAATGA